A region of the Acidobacteriota bacterium genome:
TGGCTCGAGCCGTTGCTCGCGATCTCCGTGCGGGCGTTGCCCTATGCCTATGCCGGCGTGCGCGCGGCGCCCGGCACCACCATCACGCTCGCGGTCACCGGTGAAACGACCGGCAGCTGGACGCTCGTGCGCGTCGACGACCGCTGGCAGATCTGGCGCGGTCGGCCGGCGGCGCCAGACGCGATGGTCACGATCGCGGCCGATGATGTGTGGCGGATGTTCTACAACGCGCTGGCGGGAGACGCACTGCGGCGGCGCGTGACGGTGGCGGGAGATGCCGACCTGGCCGCGCCGTTGCTGCGAGCCAGGTCGGTCATTGTGTAGTTATTTCTTCTTTGCGATCTTCAGTTCGCCGAGCTTGGCGACCATATCGGGACCAGCCGACGTGGCCTTCACCGCGGTGTCGATGTGGAGGATCTTTCCGTCCGGGTCGATGTAGAACGTCCACCGCCGCGCCATGCCGGTGGCGCCGAGGACGCCGTACTTGGCGCCGATCTCCTTGGTGACATCGCTCAGGATCGGATAGTCCGCCTCGTGCATCTGGGCGAACTTCGTGTTGTCCTCAATCGCGTCCGTGCTGATCATGTAGTACGCGACGTTGTACTGCCGGATGAGATCGCCGCTCTCACGGAGCGACTTGCATTCGGCCGTTCAACCACCGGTAAAGGCTTTCGGGAACCACGCGAGTACCACCGCCTGCTTGCCCTTCGACTCGGCGAGCGTGTGGGTCTTACCATCCGATCCGGGTGCCGAGAACGCGGGGGCCATGTCACCAACCTTCAATTCCGCTGGTGCCTGGGCCATGCCCGCCGCGCTCGTCACCAGGCTCAAGGCGGCGCCGACGCCAATCTTGAGCCATGACTTCATACGCATGAGCTGATCCTCCACTGGCGAATGGTACCCCAATTGCGGGACTAGAATCGATACTGTGAGAGTTTGGGTGCGACGGGGGCTGGTCATTCCGGCGGCGATAGCCGCGGGGATGACGTTGGGCGCCCTGTTACTCATTCACACCCCGTGGGCGCGCAGTCGTGCCCTGTCCTGGGCCGGCGATTTCGTCGCCCGCTACGACCTGGTACTCAGCGCGGACGCCCTGAGCTACAACGCGCTGACCCGCCGCATTACGCTCACCGGCGTGCGCCTCGCGGCCGAGGGCCACGACGACCGGCCATTCCTGGTCGCCCAACGCGTCGAAGTCACGCTGCCGTGGATGGTGTTCCGCGGCCGCTTCGCCATCGATCATCTCAGCATCGACAACGGCATTGTCGACATCGTTCGCGACGAGAACGGCGTGACCAACCTGCCGCCGGGCTCTGACCAGCCCACGCCGGAGACGGCGCGCCGCCTCGACCTGCGCGGCCTGACGCTGCGCGGCCTCGACGTGCAGTACGCCGACCTGGTCCGCGACTGGGGCGTCAAGATTCCGCAGATCGAGTCAGCGCTCACCAGCGGCGCGCTCGGCGCCGAGGGCGCGTTCGCCGTGCGGGGCCCGCTTGCCGTGCGACTGCGCGAGCGCACCTTGACCATGGCCCCCTTCGACACGGTGATAACCTTCGATGGTTCCGACGTGACGTTGGCCGACGCCCGGCTGGTCTCGTCGGAACTGAACGCCTTTCTGAGCGGCACGATCCACCGCGTGCTGGATTCGCCAAGCCTGGCCCTCACGCTCAAGGGCACCGTCGCTCTCGAGCACGCCACCAAATGGATCCCGCCGCCGCCCGTGCCGGTCGGCGGCCTGGTCACCATCGACGGCACCATCGCCGGACCGACCAGCGACGTCGTGACGACGCTGCGCGTGTCGAGCAACACGCTCGCGGTCGGGCGCGAGCGCGAGCTCACCCTGTCGGGTCCCGTGCTGGTCACCTTCGAATCGTTCTCGGGCACGGCGCTCGCCATCGTCCCGCGATCGGGCGGCGAGATTCGCGCCGACTTCAACGTGCCCTGGGGCGGCACCGCGATCAGCACGGCCACCGCCTCGTGGCGGGCGCTCGACGCGCAAACCGCGCTCGACATGGCCAACGTCACCCCGCAGGCGATTGCCGCCGGTTTCGACGGCAGCGGCACGTTCGAGTTCGGCGAGCCGCGCCGCTTCGCGATCACCAACCGCGCCACCGGTCGCGCCAAGCGGAACCACGTGGCCATGACCGGCACCCTCCGGGCGACGATCGTCGGCGACGACTACCGCTTCGATCACAATCACACGCTGCCAGGTGCGGCAATCGAGGGCCGCATGGCGGGCCGCATCAACCGCGATTCGGCGTTGCTGTCGACCATGACCGGCCCCGCGCATGCGCGGGTGAGCGACGTCGCCACAGCGGCGCAAGGCCTGGCGATGCTGGGGTTTCCGGTCCCCGAGATCGCCGCCGACGTGCATGGCGCGATCGACGTGCCCATGACCCTGGCGGGTTCCTACAAGCTGCCGCAGATCGAGACGCAGGTGTCGGGCGATGACGTGGACGTGCCGCTGCTGGGCCGCGTCCGTCTCACGACGCACCTGGTCGCTGACACCACGCGCGCCGACATTACGAATCTCGAGGTGCGCCAGGGCTCGTCGCTCATCACCGGCAACGCGGTCGCCAACATCACCGAGAGCACCTGGACCGGCCAGTTCAACGTCGATGCCCCCCGCGCCGAAGAGTTGCAGGCCGATGTGCCCGAGGCGTGGCGCGTGGCTGGTCCGCTGACGGTCGGCGCGACGCTTGGCGGCACCTTCGACGTTTACAGGCTCGACACCACCATCACCGGTTCGGCGCTGACGTGGGCCGGGCAGACCATCGACACCGCGAACGCAAAGGCCGTGGTGACCCCCGATGCCATCGACGTGACGTCGCTCGAACTGCGGCAGGGCGTGGGCTTGCTCGACGGCCGCGTGCGCTACGCCTGGGAGACCGGCGCGTACGACGCCAGCCTGAAGGGCGACCGGCTGTCGTGGCAGGGCGCCCTGCTTGCGCCCAACGACACGCAGGCCGTGTTCTCGATGCAGTTCGACGGCAAGGGCACCACTGCCCAGCCGCGTGGGCAGGGGCGCGTGGACTTCTCGTTGACCGGCGGGGACGCCGGCACCCTGATCGGCGCGGGTGAAATGACGGCGGACCTGATGGGCGATCACGCGCGCGTCGTCGTCCGGTTGCCCTCGATTGGCGCACTGGTCAACGCCGACGTGGCCACCGCCTCGCCTTACGACTACAAGGCGACGGCCATCCTCGATCGCCTCGAACTGGCGAGGCTGGCGCCGTTCCTCGACGCCGTCGAATCCGAGATCCTTGGCTTCGCCAGCGGCACGGTGACGGCGTCGGGCCGCTTCGCCGACGCCCGCGACCGCGTCGCCATTGTCAACCTGACCGAGCTCGACGCCGGGATTGGCGGCGTGCCCGTGAGCTTGAACGCGCCGGTCCACGTCGTGTTGCGCGGCGACGATGTGACGCTCAAGGACCTGAATGTCCGCATCGGCGCGGGCCGGTTGACGGCGGCGGGTGAGTGGAACACGAAACTCGACGGTGCGTTCCAGGGACAGTTCATCGGCGAGTTCCAGGACGCCATCCGCATGGGCCGCGCCGTGGGCGTGCCGGTCACCTTCGACGGCTCGGGCCCGCTGTCGTTGGACCTCCGATCGAACGGCAGCCGCGCCGGCACCCTCGCGACGCTGTCGCTCAAGGCCGGCACCTTCAACTGGGGCGGGGGTCCGCCAGCGGTCACGAACCTGAACCTCGAGGCCGTGCTGCAGGGCGAGTCGCTGACCGTGTCGCGGCTCTCCGGCGATGTGGCCAGCGGCGGCGTGGTGGGCAGCTTTGCCGCCACCGCGCAAGCCGAGGTCCCGGTCCTCGAACTGTCGGCCATCGTCGGTGAGCTCACCGTCGATGCCGCCAAGTTCACGTTCTCTGGGATCCCGGTCGAGCAGCAGCGGCCGTCGCGGGTCGAGTTCGCGCGCGGTTCGCTGGCGGTCGCCGACATCTCGTGGATGGTGGCCAACAACCCGCTGGTGATTGACGGGTCGGTGGGCTTTGCCGCCGAGGACCCGCCGCTCGACCTGTCGGTGCAAGGCCTGATTGACCTGCGCGTGCTGTCGGCCTTCGTCAGCACGCTGGCGTTCGACGGCAACGCCAACCTCAACACCTTGATCGGCGGCACCGTGTCGCGCCCGCTGTTCGACGGCGAGGTGGCCCTGCGGGACGCCGAAATCGCGATCGCGGAACCGCGCCTGGTGCTGTCGGACCTCAACGGAGTGATCCTGCTCGACGGCCAGCGCGTAGTGCTCGACGGCATTAGCGGCCTGGCCAATGGTGGCACGCTGGGCCTTGACGGATCGCTGCAGGTGTCGGGCGTCGACGCCATCGACGGCGTCGTCAACATCCAGGCCAAGGGCGTCGCGATCGAACTGATCGACGGGCTGCGCAGCGAACTGGACGCGCTGATCACGTTTCGCCCCGACCCCAAGGGGCCGACCATCACCGGCGACATCCGGGTGGTGCAGAGCGCCTACGCCGAAACCATCACGCTCGCGGCATTGGCCCGCCGCGCGACGCTACCGGTCTCGCCAACGCAGCAGCAGCCGTATCTCGATCGCGTGCGGCTGAACCTGAACGTCACGACCAGCGATGACATGACCGTCGACAACAACTACGGCCGGCTCGCGGCTGCCGTCAACGTGCGTGTCACCGGCACCGCGGCGGCACCCGGCATGGACGGGCGCATCACGCTGCGCGAAGGTGGCGAGATCTTCCTGGCCGGCCGGACCTTCCGCATCACCCGCGGCGACATTTCGTTCACCGATCTGCGCCGCATCCGGCCCGAGTTCAACATCGTCGCCGAGGCGCCGCTCGGTGGTGGCGACATGGCCACCCTCACCTTGACCGGGACGCTGGAACGGCCGTCGATCGACCTGACGTCGGAAGACGGGTCGCGGACGCCGGGCGAGTTGGCGGCACAACTGCTGGGCCAGACCAACACCGGCACCGCGCTCACGCTGCTGTCGGCCGACCTGCTGGGCGTGACCGGGCGGGCGATTGGCCTCGACACCTTCCGCGTCGAGCGCGGCGAGTTCGAGGATCCCGACTTCCGCGACGACCCGTCGTTGATCGGCAACGATCGAACGGACCCGACCACGCGCTTGACGCTATCGAAGCGGTTGAGCCGCAAGGTCGAGTTCACGGTGTCGCAGAACTTGCGCGAGAGCGGCAACACCACCTTCGTCATCAGCTACTACGTGACGCCGACCATCGAGATTCGCGGGTTGTCGCGTGACGACGACACCGCGAGCGTCGGCATTCGCCATCAGGTGACGTTCGGCGGCGGCGTCGGCCGCAAGCCCACGGAGCTGCGCGTGAAGCAGAAGGTGTCGGCGATTACGTTCGCGGGCGTCGAGCCCGCCGTTGAGCGGGAGGTGCGCGCCGAGATCTCGCTCGATCCCGGCGACGACTTCGATTTCCTGGTGTTGCAACGCGACGTGGACCGGGTCCGCGATCGCTTCAAGAAACAGGGCTATTTCGAGGCGCGCGTGCGGACCCGCCGCGTCGACGTGCCTGAGTCAGGCACCGTGGTGGTCGAGTACACGGTGGACCGCGGCCCGCGCACGGTCCTCGAGGTCATCGGTGCGACCCTGCCGTCGAGCCTCACCGAGGACCTCGAGGAGGCCTGGCATCGCAACGCCTTTGATCAGTTCCTGATCGACGATCTCACGCACCGGGTTCGCCGCTACCTGGTCGGCACCAACGAGTTGGGCAGCGTCGTGGTGGGCACGGTCGATCGGCCGCTGCCGAATACCAAGCGGCTGACCATCGAGGTGACCGAGGGCGTGCGGGTCAGCGGCCGCGAGATTCGGGTCACCGGTCACCAGGCGCTGGACGGGGACCGGCTGCTGGACGCGATCGAGGCGCAAGGGCTGGACGTAGAGGCGTGGCTCAACCGCAGGCCGGTCGAGGAACTGCTCGTCACCGCCTACCACGCGGCCGGGTACCTCAAGGCCCAGGTGACGGGTGGCCCGTTGACCATCGACGGCGACACCGGCGTGCTGCCCATTACCATTGTCGAGGGCCCGCAGACGCAGGTGACGAGTGTCCAGTTCGAGGGCGTGCCCGAGCGCCGGCTGGCGGCCATCCAGAAGGCCGCCGCTATGCAGACACCTGCGCCGTACGTGGCCACCGAGGTCAGCGCCGCCCGCCTCCGGGTCGAGGAGCAGTACCGGGGAGACGGCTTCAATGCTGCCGACGTCGAAGTGCTGCCGGAAGTGGCGGCTGACGACACCGTTCGCCTCACGTTCGCGATCACGGAGGGGCCGCAGCAGGTGCTGCAGGAGGTCGAGACGCGCGGTCTCGAGATCACGCGCGGCGACGTGCTCACCGGCTCGCTGCGCTTCGAGTTGGGCCAGCCAGTGGATCTCGACGCCTGGGCGGTGGCGCGCAAGCGCCTGTACGACACCAACGTGTTCCGGCTCGTGGACATTCAGGCCGTGCCGGTTGGCGAGCCGGTCGATGGCGTTCAGCCGGTGAAGGCCCTGGTGGTGGTGCAGGAGTACCCCCAGTGGACGTTCCGCTATGGCTTTCAGCTGGAAGGCGACCGCGAGCTCAAGCTCGATGAGTTCACGAGCACCCGCAATGCCGGCGTGGTGGCCGAACTGAAGAACCCGAATCTGTTCGGCCGCGCCCTCACCTTCGGCGCGTTCGGCATGTATCAGTACGATCGCCAGGACGCAACGCTGTTCCTGGCCACGTCACGGCTGTTCGGCTGGCGGGCCCGGTCGAGCCTGTACGGGTTCTACTCCCGCGATCACATTCGCGACGATGACGGGCAGGAGATCGTCGCGATCAACGACGTCCAGGGCTTCAGCGCCGACCAGCGCTGGCGGCCGCGCGGCCTGCAGGTCGTCTACGGCTACCGCTTCGAGCGATCGCGGACCTACGACCCCGAACCCGGCAACGACGTGGTGCCGCTCGACTTCGTCAGTAACCTCGCCTCGCTCAGCAGCGCCGCGCTGTGGGACCGCCGCGACGATCCGCTGGCGCCGGTCAAGGGCACGTTCTCGTCGGCGTCGATCGATCACGCGGCGTCGTGGCTCGGTTCCGACGTCAGCAATCGCAAGCTGCTGGTGCAGCAGTACACGTTCGGGTCGCTCGGCCGGGTCGTGTTCGCGTCGCGCGTGCAGTGGGGCAAGAAGTTTGGGCCCGACCCGCTGTTGCCGAGCGCCCGCTTCAACGCCGGTGGTGCCACCAGCGTGCGCGGCTACGGCGAAGACAGCCTGGGACCGCGCGACTTCTTTGGCCTGCCGCTCGGCGGCGAAACGCTGCTGGTGCTCAACCAGGAAGTGCGCTTTCCGATCTATCGATGGATCAATGGCGTGAGCTTTGTCGATGCGGGTGACTTGCTGGGCAGTGACGAGGCGTTCAGCTGGAGCGCCCTGAAGATTGGCTACGGTGGAGGACTGCGTTTCTCGACGCCGGTCGGCATGCTGCGGGTGGACTACGGTATTCCCGGCTCGGCCCTGTCCACCGCGACCACCCGGAAGCCCAACAGCCTCAGCGGAGGCCGTTGGTACTTCGGGATTGGGCACATCTTTTAGTTGAAAGTTGAGAAGTTGAAAGTTGGTAGTTTTAGTTGAAAGTTACAATGACAGTGACAGTTTCAAGTTACTGAACTGAAACTGAAACTTTTGAACTTCAACTACCAACTACCCACTCGTCAACTTTCAACTGACAAGGATCATTTCAAGCTGCGCATAATCGCCTGCACCGCCTGGCGCTCGGGCGCTTCAGGGGCCAGGCGCAGGAACGCTTCGAAGTGCTCGGCGGCCTTCGGCAGCTGGCGTTGGCGCTGGGCCGCGAGGGCCGCGTAGTAATGCGCGTAGGCCAGGTCGGGCTTCAACTCGAGGGCGCGGTTGAACGCCGGCGTCGCCGTGCCCCAGTCGCTGCCTTTGCTCGCCGACAGCCCGAGTTGATAGAACGCGAATGGGTTCTCGCCGTCGGTTTGCGTGGCTCGGCGCGCGAGCTCGACCGCGCGGCCCGCGTCGTTGGCGGCGAGTGCTTCGCCAGACTCGCCGACGAGGCTCCAGGCCGGACCGTTCCCCTTGAGGCGCGCGAACTCGGCGGCCACCCCTTCCATGTTGTTGAGCTTGAGCAACGCCTGCGCCGCCAGGTAGGTCGACGCGGGGTCGCCGTCACGGGCAGCCTCGACCACCTGCTCGTAATTGCCCGACTGGAACAGCCGCTGGACTTCGGGCTTCTGCTCCGCCGCGGCCGAAATTACCGGCGCGCCGGGCACAATCCACACGCCCAGGGCGAGCATTGCCGCGAAAAGCGTCCGGTTTTGTGTGCACATTGACTTCATTTGACTACTCCACCATTCCCTACTGCAACCACCGTGCCGACAGGTATACTGTAACCACACCTCCCCGGGTGACCCCTCGGAGGCCTGCAGACTTGGTGGCTCGCAACATTTAGCCACTCCGGCTACGCGCCAAGCCTCCACGCCCCCAAGGTTTCTCTAACTCGAAAGTAACGAAACTACATGTCAGATCAAAGACTGAAGATTGCCGTTTTCATCGATTTCGACAACGTCGAAATCGGGGTGAAGACGACCCTCGGGCTGCCCTTCGATATCGGCGCCGTGCTCGAGGCGATCAAGGAACGTGGTGAGATCATCACCAAGGTCGCCTACGGCGACTGGAAGCGGTCCGGCGACTACGGCCGCGCCATGGCCCAGCACGCCGTGCGTCTGGTGCAGCGCGTGCCGACGCCCGGCGGCGACAAGAACGGCGCCGACATCAACCTCGCGCTCGACGCCCTCGAAATGGCGTTCACGCATTCCCACATCAACGCCTTCGTCATCGTCGGCGGCGACAGCGACTTCATCACGCTGGTCGAGAAGCTGAAGCAGTACGACCGCAAGGTGTTCGTGGTCGGCGGCCGCGCCTTCACCAGCCAGGTGATGCAGAAGAACTGCACCGAGTTCATCGCCTACGAGAACGTCGTGCCCGATCGCCGCCCCAGCCAGCCGCGGCCCGAGCGCGGCAGCGGCGAGCGGCAGCCGCGCCAGCAGGGCAGCGGCACGCAGCCAATCGAGCAGTCGGTGGCGCTCGTCAAGCGCGCGCTCAAGGTGCTGGCCGACCGCGAGGTCTCGCCGCAACTGGGCCTGCTCAAGAGCACGCTGTTGCAGCTCGACTCGTCGTTCTCGGAACGCGACTACGGCGTCGGCAGCTTCCGCGATTTCGCCGACAAGCTGGCCAAGCAGGGCATTGTCACGCTGAAGCACCAGGGCCGCAGCACGCTCGTGGAGTTGAATGAAGGCGACGCGAGCGTGGTGGAGACCGCGGCCGCAGCCCCCATGATAGTGCTGACCGATGTTTCGAGCGAGACCATCTCCGCATCGCGCGAAGCCGGCCGTCGCGCCGCGCGCGAACTGCTGGAGCAGCCCGACCCCGGTCCCGGCGCGGCCGACCTGGACGACGAGAAGGAAACCCGCCCGGCGCCGACCGAGCCGGCGTCGCTTGGCGACGGCGTCGCCCTGGTGCGCCGCCTCCTGGCTGAAGCGGCGACGCCGCCGCGCTGGCCGATGTATCCGCGGCAGTTCAAGCAGTTCCTGAAGGCCGCGCAACCGGACTTCGACGAGCGCCGCTACGGGTCGATCGCCGACCTGATGCGCGCGTGCCAGAAGGACGGCATCCTGCGTCTCGAACGCGACCGCCAGGGTGGCCTGCGCGTGTTCGCCAACGGCGCCACCGCGCGCGCGACGGTTCCCCACGGGTGGGGCCTCGTCGTGAACAACACGCAGCCACCGGTTGAGTCGCTCGAGTCGATCGAGCCGTCGCTGCTGGTCGAGCCGCTGCCGCCGGCGGTGGCCGAGCCGATCGCGGAGCCGGTTGACGTCGACGGCAACGTCGAAGCGACGCCGAAGACCGCCGCCAAGGCCAGGAAAGCGCCACGCGCGAAGAAGACCGCCGCGCCCGCCAAGGCCGAGAAGAAGAAGGCCGCGCCCCGCAAGAAGAAGGCGTAGTAAACCTCGAGGAACCTGGAGCGCGCTTCAGGTTCCTCTATAATCGTCCTTCGCGTGTCCACCACTTACACCGCCAAAGACATCACCGTCCTCGAGGGACTCGAACCCGTACGCAAGCGCCCCGGCATGTACATCGGCGGCGTCGGCAGTACCGGCCTTCATCACCTCGTCTGGGAGACGCTCGACAACTCCATCGACGAGGCCATGAACGGGCATGCCTCGAACATCCGCGTCACGCTGCACAAGGACGGCTCGTCGATCACCGTCGAAGACGATGGCCGCGGCATTCCGGTCGATGCTCATCCCAAGACCAGGAAGAGCGCGCTTGAAGTGATCTTCACCGTGCTGCACGCCGGCGGCAAGTTCGAGGCCGGCAACTACAAGACCGCGGGCGGCCTGCACGGCGTCGGCGCGAGCGTCGTCAACGCCCTGTCGCGCGAGCTGGTGGCGACGGTGCGGCGCGACGGCCACCAGTACGAGATGACCTTCAAGCAGGGCAAGCCGCAAGGCAGCCTCAAGAAGGTCGGCCCGGCCCGCGGCAGCGGCACCACCGTGTTCTTCAGGCCCGACCCGCAGATCTTCCCGAAGGTCGAGTTCGAGGCCGCGCTGATTCGCGAGCGGCTGGAGGTGGCCAGCTACCTGCATCGGGGCGTCAAGGTCACGTTCGAGGACGAGTCCACCGGCCAGAAGGACGTC
Encoded here:
- a CDS encoding redoxin domain-containing protein, with translation MAPAFSAPGSDGKTHTLAESKGKQAVVLAWFPKAFTGGUTAECKSLRESGDLIRQYNVAYYMISTDAIEDNTKFAQMHEADYPILSDVTKEIGAKYGVLGATGMARRWTFYIDPDGKILHIDTAVKATSAGPDMVAKLGELKIAKKK
- a CDS encoding translocation/assembly module TamB domain-containing protein; the encoded protein is MRVWVRRGLVIPAAIAAGMTLGALLLIHTPWARSRALSWAGDFVARYDLVLSADALSYNALTRRITLTGVRLAAEGHDDRPFLVAQRVEVTLPWMVFRGRFAIDHLSIDNGIVDIVRDENGVTNLPPGSDQPTPETARRLDLRGLTLRGLDVQYADLVRDWGVKIPQIESALTSGALGAEGAFAVRGPLAVRLRERTLTMAPFDTVITFDGSDVTLADARLVSSELNAFLSGTIHRVLDSPSLALTLKGTVALEHATKWIPPPPVPVGGLVTIDGTIAGPTSDVVTTLRVSSNTLAVGRERELTLSGPVLVTFESFSGTALAIVPRSGGEIRADFNVPWGGTAISTATASWRALDAQTALDMANVTPQAIAAGFDGSGTFEFGEPRRFAITNRATGRAKRNHVAMTGTLRATIVGDDYRFDHNHTLPGAAIEGRMAGRINRDSALLSTMTGPAHARVSDVATAAQGLAMLGFPVPEIAADVHGAIDVPMTLAGSYKLPQIETQVSGDDVDVPLLGRVRLTTHLVADTTRADITNLEVRQGSSLITGNAVANITESTWTGQFNVDAPRAEELQADVPEAWRVAGPLTVGATLGGTFDVYRLDTTITGSALTWAGQTIDTANAKAVVTPDAIDVTSLELRQGVGLLDGRVRYAWETGAYDASLKGDRLSWQGALLAPNDTQAVFSMQFDGKGTTAQPRGQGRVDFSLTGGDAGTLIGAGEMTADLMGDHARVVVRLPSIGALVNADVATASPYDYKATAILDRLELARLAPFLDAVESEILGFASGTVTASGRFADARDRVAIVNLTELDAGIGGVPVSLNAPVHVVLRGDDVTLKDLNVRIGAGRLTAAGEWNTKLDGAFQGQFIGEFQDAIRMGRAVGVPVTFDGSGPLSLDLRSNGSRAGTLATLSLKAGTFNWGGGPPAVTNLNLEAVLQGESLTVSRLSGDVASGGVVGSFAATAQAEVPVLELSAIVGELTVDAAKFTFSGIPVEQQRPSRVEFARGSLAVADISWMVANNPLVIDGSVGFAAEDPPLDLSVQGLIDLRVLSAFVSTLAFDGNANLNTLIGGTVSRPLFDGEVALRDAEIAIAEPRLVLSDLNGVILLDGQRVVLDGISGLANGGTLGLDGSLQVSGVDAIDGVVNIQAKGVAIELIDGLRSELDALITFRPDPKGPTITGDIRVVQSAYAETITLAALARRATLPVSPTQQQPYLDRVRLNLNVTTSDDMTVDNNYGRLAAAVNVRVTGTAAAPGMDGRITLREGGEIFLAGRTFRITRGDISFTDLRRIRPEFNIVAEAPLGGGDMATLTLTGTLERPSIDLTSEDGSRTPGELAAQLLGQTNTGTALTLLSADLLGVTGRAIGLDTFRVERGEFEDPDFRDDPSLIGNDRTDPTTRLTLSKRLSRKVEFTVSQNLRESGNTTFVISYYVTPTIEIRGLSRDDDTASVGIRHQVTFGGGVGRKPTELRVKQKVSAITFAGVEPAVEREVRAEISLDPGDDFDFLVLQRDVDRVRDRFKKQGYFEARVRTRRVDVPESGTVVVEYTVDRGPRTVLEVIGATLPSSLTEDLEEAWHRNAFDQFLIDDLTHRVRRYLVGTNELGSVVVGTVDRPLPNTKRLTIEVTEGVRVSGREIRVTGHQALDGDRLLDAIEAQGLDVEAWLNRRPVEELLVTAYHAAGYLKAQVTGGPLTIDGDTGVLPITIVEGPQTQVTSVQFEGVPERRLAAIQKAAAMQTPAPYVATEVSAARLRVEEQYRGDGFNAADVEVLPEVAADDTVRLTFAITEGPQQVLQEVETRGLEITRGDVLTGSLRFELGQPVDLDAWAVARKRLYDTNVFRLVDIQAVPVGEPVDGVQPVKALVVVQEYPQWTFRYGFQLEGDRELKLDEFTSTRNAGVVAELKNPNLFGRALTFGAFGMYQYDRQDATLFLATSRLFGWRARSSLYGFYSRDHIRDDDGQEIVAINDVQGFSADQRWRPRGLQVVYGYRFERSRTYDPEPGNDVVPLDFVSNLASLSSAALWDRRDDPLAPVKGTFSSASIDHAASWLGSDVSNRKLLVQQYTFGSLGRVVFASRVQWGKKFGPDPLLPSARFNAGGATSVRGYGEDSLGPRDFFGLPLGGETLLVLNQEVRFPIYRWINGVSFVDAGDLLGSDEAFSWSALKIGYGGGLRFSTPVGMLRVDYGIPGSALSTATTRKPNSLSGGRWYFGIGHIF
- a CDS encoding tetratricopeptide repeat protein, which translates into the protein MLALGVWIVPGAPVISAAAEQKPEVQRLFQSGNYEQVVEAARDGDPASTYLAAQALLKLNNMEGVAAEFARLKGNGPAWSLVGESGEALAANDAGRAVELARRATQTDGENPFAFYQLGLSASKGSDWGTATPAFNRALELKPDLAYAHYYAALAAQRQRQLPKAAEHFEAFLRLAPEAPERQAVQAIMRSLK
- a CDS encoding NYN domain-containing protein, encoding MSDQRLKIAVFIDFDNVEIGVKTTLGLPFDIGAVLEAIKERGEIITKVAYGDWKRSGDYGRAMAQHAVRLVQRVPTPGGDKNGADINLALDALEMAFTHSHINAFVIVGGDSDFITLVEKLKQYDRKVFVVGGRAFTSQVMQKNCTEFIAYENVVPDRRPSQPRPERGSGERQPRQQGSGTQPIEQSVALVKRALKVLADREVSPQLGLLKSTLLQLDSSFSERDYGVGSFRDFADKLAKQGIVTLKHQGRSTLVELNEGDASVVETAAAAPMIVLTDVSSETISASREAGRRAARELLEQPDPGPGAADLDDEKETRPAPTEPASLGDGVALVRRLLAEAATPPRWPMYPRQFKQFLKAAQPDFDERRYGSIADLMRACQKDGILRLERDRQGGLRVFANGATARATVPHGWGLVVNNTQPPVESLESIEPSLLVEPLPPAVAEPIAEPVDVDGNVEATPKTAAKARKAPRAKKTAAPAKAEKKKAAPRKKKA